A window of Pectobacterium carotovorum genomic DNA:
CGTTTTCATACGGTAGAAAAAAATGACCCCGGCCGAAGCTGGGGTGCGCGAATTATGCGCCAACACCAGGGAAAACATGCACCTGCATTTAGATCTCAGGGTTTGTAAACTCGCAAGTGCGGATATTCGTGTCTTAACTATGTTCTTACTACCAACGTTCTTACTAGTACAACTTACAACAGCGACTAAAACCTTGCTACTGTACATCTTCATCAAGCAACAAAATAGCAAATGTAGAAATCTTTGTTACAAGAATCATTAAAATGTGTGATGTAGATTAGTGTTTGTCAATTAAAAAATCAATTAGTTGATGTAATGAAATGAAGGAAAAGATGATGAAACGAGTCGGCATTGTCCTTAGTGGCTGTGGTGTTTATGACGGTTCCGAGATTCATGAAGCCGTATTGACGTTACTTGCGCTGGATCGCGCGGGCGCACAAGCGGTTTGCTTTGCGCCAGATAAGCCACAATTACAGGTGGTTAATCACCTGACGGGTGACGTAACTGGTGAGAATCGCAACGTTTTAGCAGAATCAGCACGGATCGCCAGAGGAAAAATCCAGCCGCTTTCTACCGCGAATGCACAAGACTTAGATGCACTGATTGTGCCGGGTGGTTTTGGCGCTGCGAAAAATTTAAGTGACTTCGCAACGCAAGGAACGGCGTGTCAGATTGATGAAACGCTGCAATTGCTCACACAGGAAATTTATAAGCAAAATAAACCAATTGGTTTTATTTGCATCTCACCTGCGCTGCTGCCGACGATTTTGGGTGTACCTGTTCGCGTAACCATTGGTAACGATATTGATACCGCTGAGGCCGTTGAGGAGATGGGCGGTATCCACGTTGTTTGTCCGGTCGATGATATCGTGGTTGATGAGGAACATAAAATCGTGACGACACCAGCCTATATGCTGGCTAACTCCATCAGCGAAGCGGCAAAAGGCATTGATAAGCTCGTTGCCCGCGTATTGGATCTCACCGAATGAGGTGGAGCCGAGGGCGTGGAGGTTTATTCACGTGGCTGAAGCGCCTGATTGTTCGGAGTCTGTTGGTCGTCATCGGTGCGTGGCTGGCAGGCATTGTGTTGTTTTCCTTCCTGCCCGTACCGTTCTCCGCGGTGATGGTCGACAGGCAGATCAGCGCATGGTTGAAAGGCGAATTCTCCTATGTTGCCCATTCTGACTGGGTTGCGATGGACGATATTGCGCCGGAAATGGCGCTGGCGGTGATAGCGGCGGAAGACCAAAAATTCCCTCAGCATTGGGGCTTCGATCTTGATGCGATTGGTCAGGCATTGAAGCACAACGAGCGCAACACACAGCGGATTCGCGGTGCGTCTACGCTGTCACAGCAGATGGTGAAGAACCTGTTCCTGTGGGATGGGCGTAGCTGGGTGCGCAAGGGGCTTGAGGCGGGTATTACCACCGGGGTTGAGCTGGTCTGGACGAAACGGCGGATTCTTACTGTGTATCTGAATATCGCCGAATTTGGCCCCGGGATTTTTGGCGTGGAAGCGGCCGCCAGACGTTATTTCAACAAGCCTGCCAGCAGGCTGACAGCAAGTGAATCAGCCCTACTGGCGGCGGTGCTGCCAAACCCCATTCGCTTTCGTGCGAATGCGCCCTCTGGCTATGTTATTCAACGCCAGCAGTGGATTTTACGCCAGATGAGGCTGATGGGCGGTGAAGCATTTTTGCGAGATAACGATCTGTTGTGAGGTAACAATCTGAATTAAATCGCTTTGTTCGTTTACTATACCGAGAAATTTTCGCGTTAACGGTCGTGTTTTCGACATCAGGAGAAAGTATGCGGTTACGTTATTGGTCAGGTTTACTGGTTGCATTGTGTTGTGTGGCTTCTGTTGCCCGTGCGGACGCGGAGCCTAAAGCTTCACCCCCCGATAATCCCTACGCCTTCTTGCAGCAGCCTCAGCTATCCTCGGTAAAACAGCAGTTACAGCAGAAAACGGAAAAGCCGCAGACGCGAATGGCGTACGAGCAGCTTATTTCGGAAGCCGATCGCGCACTGAAAAGTG
This region includes:
- the mtgA gene encoding monofunctional biosynthetic peptidoglycan transglycosylase codes for the protein MRWSRGRGGLFTWLKRLIVRSLLVVIGAWLAGIVLFSFLPVPFSAVMVDRQISAWLKGEFSYVAHSDWVAMDDIAPEMALAVIAAEDQKFPQHWGFDLDAIGQALKHNERNTQRIRGASTLSQQMVKNLFLWDGRSWVRKGLEAGITTGVELVWTKRRILTVYLNIAEFGPGIFGVEAAARRYFNKPASRLTASESALLAAVLPNPIRFRANAPSGYVIQRQQWILRQMRLMGGEAFLRDNDLL
- the elbB gene encoding isoprenoid biosynthesis glyoxalase ElbB, with protein sequence MKRVGIVLSGCGVYDGSEIHEAVLTLLALDRAGAQAVCFAPDKPQLQVVNHLTGDVTGENRNVLAESARIARGKIQPLSTANAQDLDALIVPGGFGAAKNLSDFATQGTACQIDETLQLLTQEIYKQNKPIGFICISPALLPTILGVPVRVTIGNDIDTAEAVEEMGGIHVVCPVDDIVVDEEHKIVTTPAYMLANSISEAAKGIDKLVARVLDLTE